From Sandaracinaceae bacterium:
GTGGACCTTTGCCTCGCGGGCGAACGGCACGCGGCTCGAGGTGACGGTTCAGCTGGCGTCCTTCGTCGGCGAGGACATGGTCGCCGGAACTCGCGTCGGAATGAACGCGGCGCTGGACAACCTCGGCGCGCAGCTGAGGACGTGAGTCCTCGCGTGTGTTTCAGCGGCGCCGTGCTCTTGCGCGCGCGGCGAGCCTGCGCACGAGAAGGAGCGCTCCGAGGAGAGCGCCGACTGCCCATGGGGCCGTGGCCCAGCGCTAGTCCGTACATGCGGGCGTGCGCCATCGCGGGTAGGTGCGACGGCACTCAGAAGGGCTCCATCGCATCGCCCAACAACGTCGTGACGCGGCATACCCCGCCAGGGTCGGAGCTCACCTCCAGCTCGAGTCGGCCAACCACCTGCCGGTCGCGCATCCCAATCACCCCTGTCACCGTCGAGCCGTAGCCTGGGAGTGGGCTCGAGCACACGTACGATACGCGCCACTCACACGGGCCAAGAAGGGTGAGACCGCCCTCGCACCAGGTGTCGACGGCGAAGTTGTTCTCGAACGGGAAGGTCACAAGCTGAGTGTCAGGGCTCACCCCCGCGCAGCCCTCCGGCTCCTCGAGGAGCACTCGCAAGGGTGTGTCGTAGCTACCGGGCGGGGCGCACGACTCAGAGGCGTCGGTGGGGATCTCCGCGTCCAAGGGGTCAGGTGCGTCGCTTGCAGCGTCCAAGGGAGCGTTCGCGTCGAGGTGCAGTCCGCCATCGTCGGTCCCGCTCGGCGCGTCGTCGGCGTTCCGGTGAGACAAATAGCACCCGGGCGCGGAGACGAACGCGAGACCAACCAACACGCTGACTGCGCTTCGGGCTTTGCGGCCGCAAGGGGATGAGACCCTCCGTTGCATGGGGACACACTAGCGAGAGGGGAGTGGCTCTGGCAACTGGCCCCGACCGTCGCACGACCATTCTTTGCGTCGCGGCGTCTGGGCTGCGTAGCGGACCTCAGCGCGCGCCCACGCTCGCGCGCCACCCGACGCCGTCGGGGTAGTCGGGCTGTGGGATGAACGGCTGGTATCCGGCGACTGGGCAACGCGGGCTGAGCGCATCCAAGAGCCGCAGGCGCTCGCCATCGAAGGTGTAGGCGAAGCGTGCCCTGTGCTCCGTGGTCGGTGTCCAGCGCTCGCCGCGCTCCTCGAGGTCCATGAGCTCGAACAAGCCCGGGCCCCGCTCCTGCCGCTCTTCCACGCACAGCTCGGTGCGGCCATCGCCGTCGAGGTCCAGCACCACATGGCCCTGCACGACGACCTGCGTGCCGGCGTCGTAGACCTCGTGGTCCCACTGCGTGAACAGCGCGACGGGCCGCACGCGGCAACAGCGGCCATCGTCCGTTTGGCCCGCGTCGACGCCCGCGACCACGCCGCGGTACCGGCCGTACATGCCGTCGTGCTCGAAACCACGTGTCACCAGGCCGAGCAGCAGCACCTCGCCGCCCACGATGAGCTGCGACGTCACGGGCAACACGCAGCGCGCCGAGCCGTCAGGCAGGGTCTCCGCGTCCTGCACGTCGTTGGTGTGACACAGCGCGCCGTTTCCGTGCTCGGCCGAGAGCCCCTCCGGCACGAACACGAGGCTGTCCTCGTACGCGCTCATCGGCGGCCACTCCAGCGCGTAGCGTTCGGGGACGTGCGCGCGCGCGGCTGAGGGCGTGACGGCGACCGTCGATGGCGTGGCTTGCGAGCCCCTCGAGCACGACGCGCTCAGGAGGCAGGCCAGGAGCGCAAGCGGTGGGGAGACCTTCATGGTGCGCCGAACGAAGCGCATGGCCCCGCGTGTTCCCTTGCACATCGGATACTGCCTGGCGCCCACCGTGGGTCCAGCGCCATGCGTCGAGGACCGTTCACTGTCCAGCACGACGTCGTGTCGCGGCGGCCCGCGCCTACTCCGCGTCCCAACCGGAGATGAACGACGGGGGCACCGTCTCGGTCAGCCAGACCTCGTTGGGCGTGACGAAGAACACGTGCCCCGCGGCGCGCATCGCGCGGGCATTGACGGACAAGATGACGGGCTTGCCCCGCCGGCCGCCCACGGCGCGCGCGGTGGCTTCGTCCTTCGAGAGGTGCACGTGGTGGCGCTCCATGCGCAGCAGGCCTGTCTCGCGGATGGCCGGCAGGAAGCGCGACGCCGTGCCGTGGAAGAGCACGTCGGGCGGCTCGGCGGGCTCGTAGCCGAGGTCCACGGCGGTGGTGTGCCCCTGGCTCGCGCGGATGCGCTGACCATCCTCCGACAGGGCGAAGCGCTGCTTGGGGCTCGTGGCCACCACGTCGTCAAGCTCGGCGCGCGTCAGGTGGCGGCCGTGCCGAGCGGACGCGTCGAGCAGGACGTCGACCTCGACCCAGCCCGCTGCGTCGAGCGTGATGCCCACCGCGCCGGGCTCGTGGCGCAGCACGTAGCTGAGGAACTTGCTGATGGCGGTGCGGTGCTTGTCGTCCATGGGTGCATCCCCTGTGGCGCGACCATAGCCAGCGCAAGGGCCGGGCGTCGACACCGAGATCAAAGGAACATGCGCGCGGCTGCGTACCGGCTCCAACACGATGTGCTTCGTCACGTCCCGTTCTGCTCAGCTAGCGGTCGGGGTGCGGCACCTCGCCGCGCGCCAGCATGTCGACGAACTGGGCGATGCGCCGCGCGCGCGTCTCGGGGCGCTTGGCGTCCTGCACGCGGTACAGGATGGCGAAGCGGTTGGCGCTGCTCACGGTGGCGAAGAACTCCCGCGCGGCGCGGTTGGCCTCGAGGGCGCGCGCGAGGTCGGGGTGCACCTCCATCTTGGCGGGGCCGGCGTAGGCCGCGTCCCAGCGCCCATCGCGCTTCGCCGCCTCCACCTGGGCCAGCCCGGCCGGCGCCATCTCGCCCGCCGCGATGAGCTTCTCCACCACGTCGCGGTTGATCTGCGACCACTTGCTGCGCGCCCGGCGGGGCGTGAAGCGAATGGTGTAGTACTGCTCGTCCAGCCCGTGCTTGAGGCCGTCTATCCAGCCGAACGCGATCGCGTGGTCGCGCGCCTCCTCGTACGTGATGGACGGCAGGCCGCTGCCCTTCTTGGCGAACTTCACCCACAGGGTCTCACCCGCTTCGTGGTGGCGCGATAGCCAGGCGCGCCAGTCTCGCACGGTGGCGAACGCGCGCATGGGGGCGCCTTCGTGTTGCTCTTCGTCAGTCTTCTTGCGGGGCATCGGTCCTGCTCGCTCGGGCCGTCGTCACGCGCACGCGCACGGCCTACCGGTTTTTCCGCCGCGCGCTGCGGGCGGCCTTGCGCTTGCCCTTCTTTTCCTGGCTGGCCGCCTTGCCTTGCGTGGCCGTCTTGGACGTCGGCTGCGGGAGGCCCGGAACGGGGAACGACGCCGGGAGCGGCATGCTGCTCATGGACTGCATGAACGCTTCGAGGCCTTCCTGGGACTGCACGTCGAAGCCCGCCTCGGCGCCAGCCATGACCATGGACTTGGCCATGCCGAAGTTGCCGGGGTTCGAGAGCGCCGCCTCCAGCTTCTTCACCGCGTCGCCGCCCAGCACGGCCAGGCACGCGTCGGCCTGCTTCAGCCCGAGCTCGCGCTTGAGGAACGTGTAGAACGCACGCAGCGTGTCCACGACCCAGCTCGCCTCCGACGGCTCGATGCTGACCTTGCGTGGGAAGAGCTGGAACACCACGCGGCGCAGGTCCGCGGCGCCCAAGGAGGCGACCGTGTGGCCCAGGTAGTTGGCCGCGAAGTCCATCAGGAAGCGGCACGCGTGCGGGTCCTCGACGTCCTGCGCCTCGGGGGCGGCGGCGAAGCGCTCCATCAGCGCGTCTTCCAGCGCCTGCCGCCTGTGGTCGTCCATGGGCTCGTGTCGGGCGAGCGCGGCCAAGTCCGCGAGCAGGTCGTGCGATGCGTCGAACACGAGCGGCGTCCGCGCGTAGGGCGTGCGCAGCGTGACCTCGACCTCGCCCTCGGCGGTGCTCACCGTCAACGTGCGGGCAAAGGGCTCACCCCCCGCCCAGGCCTTCTTCAGCGCCTTCTTCTCGGCGAGCACCTGGGTGAGCGCCAGCGCGAGGGCCTCGACCATGGTGACCTGTTCGCTCTCGGGCGGCCCCGCGATCAGCTCCTCGTCGAGCGACATCAGCAGCGGGTAGGCGCTGCTGGTAGCGACCTCCCAGCCGTGCGCGGTGGCCTCCTTCACCAGCGCGGGCTGCAGCACGGCGCGGCGCTCGTAGCTCAGGACCAAGTGCTCCGGCAGCTCCGGCGCTTCGCCGCGCTCCATGGCGTCCGCCCCGTCGAGGTAGGCCTCGAAGTCGTCCAAGCTGGAGAACAGGATGAGCCCAAAGCTCTGGCCCGCCTGGCCGATGACCGACAGGGCTCCGTCGCGCACGTCGAAGCGCTCGATGGTGACCGCGAACAAGGTCTGGTCGTCGGGCACCACCTTCCACGGCTTGGCGCGATAGAGCGCGGCAGCGGCCGTGAAGAACGCCCCCATCGCCTC
This genomic window contains:
- a CDS encoding RNA 2'-phosphotransferase; this encodes MDDKHRTAISKFLSYVLRHEPGAVGITLDAAGWVEVDVLLDASARHGRHLTRAELDDVVATSPKQRFALSEDGQRIRASQGHTTAVDLGYEPAEPPDVLFHGTASRFLPAIRETGLLRMERHHVHLSKDEATARAVGGRRGKPVILSVNARAMRAAGHVFFVTPNEVWLTETVPPSFISGWDAE
- a CDS encoding YdeI/OmpD-associated family protein, with product MPRKKTDEEQHEGAPMRAFATVRDWRAWLSRHHEAGETLWVKFAKKGSGLPSITYEEARDHAIAFGWIDGLKHGLDEQYYTIRFTPRRARSKWSQINRDVVEKLIAAGEMAPAGLAQVEAAKRDGRWDAAYAGPAKMEVHPDLARALEANRAAREFFATVSSANRFAILYRVQDAKRPETRARRIAQFVDMLARGEVPHPDR